GGTGGTGCAGCAGGGTGCCAGTCTCTTGGATCAGGGACCAGCTTCTAACCCCAACACCGTGGCCTGAGACAGGTCTCCCACCCTGCATCAAGCATGGCTGGACGGTGGCTCCCATCAAGTCCAGTGGTCCTGATGGGACCTGGCTGTAGGGGCTGTAGGAGGTGAaagggctctggggacagatGGAACccaggggggcacagggaggtgcTGAAAGGAAGGAGATGCCCTCATCTTACCCCTCATTAATCCCACACTGTGCAGGGCATGCCTGAGCCAACAGGACCTTCCTCCCTCCAGCACCTTTGGGAAATGCCCAGTCCCCCCAGCAAGGATCTGGGCAGGGGAGGAGCGTGCTGCAGAAAGGCCCCTGCCATGTCGGTGACTGACCAGGGTCTCTGCTGGAGAGGCCtgaaaggggcagggctggggccaaACCCAGTCCTTGATGCCAAcagctcacctggggctgctgaggttCACAGCGAAGGGGCTGTGAGTGCTGGTCTGGGGCACACCCTCAGCCCTCCCACCAGgcccacacagccccagagcaaGGCTCGATGCTCTTGGAAATCCTGTGGGTGCTGTCCCCTCACTGGGAAGAAAGGAGAAGCTTTTCCAGTCCCTCTGCTGGATTCAATTAGCATTTGCAACTTGGAGAGGCAGTGGGGAAGATTTGGGCTGCCAGGATCTGGGGCACACACCCCGCCATGCCACGCCATGCCCTCCTTGCCCCAGTCTCCACAGCAGACAAAGATGCCAGGATGGATCTGTCCCTCGATTTGCTGGGTGGTAATGTtctcctgctgggagagaggaagaagCCCCTGTCCAAGCTGTGAAAAGCTTTGGGGAGTCCTGGAGAGCTCCTTAGCACCTGGCTCTAGTTCCCTGTGGCCAAAGCAAAGCTGGtatgtgtccctgcagagctcagggaggagaATCAACCCTAGAGCAGAAAGGTGATGTTTAACCCACAAACGGGATGGAGCGAGGCAGGGGGAGCACCAGAGCTCCCGGCCTCACCCCTGCTGCCACAGGTGTCCCCCCGGCGCCAGCAGGAGCGATTTGCCAGCAGAGGCGGTGTGAGGACaggggcggcggcgccggcaGACGGCTCCCAAACAGCAGCGCCGGGGACCGCAGCCCGGCCGGGGCCGGCACCGCCTCCTCCCCGCAGGGGCTGCGCCGTTCAAACGCAGCGCTCCCTTATCTCGCTGCGCTTATCGCACAAGCCCCTTCCCACCAGGCCCAGTCCCGTCTCTCTGCCATTAAATCCTCTCCTCTTAAATACAGACGGCTTGAGGGAGCCCTTCAAGatgtgccaggctctgggacagaaccccacagcccagccccacagctcctgccctctccCTCGTGGCTCGGCCCAGAGGCCCGGGGAAACATTCTGCCACACCAACTGCGTTTTACCCTCCTTGCAGAAGCCCTCCGTTCCTGCATTCCCTACGAGCAGCTCGGTGCATTCCACAGCCACTGCTCCTCTCAGGCTGAGGGCTCAGCCATACCCAGCCTcttgtcctgctcctgccccctaGGATCCACGGCTTCCCTGACATAAAACAACCAAGTACAGCAGTAGCACATTTTTCAGTtcacagaagggaaaataaaggacGTGgcaaggcagggaggcaggacaggtgaaaaggaagaaaaaccatGATCAGAACCCAACTACTGAGTCTGACACAAGGCCAGCTTTCCAACAGAGATCCAAGACAAGCATCAGAAACTGGGACACATAGAATGTGTTGAAGGTCCTCTCTCCCCAGCTACAGAGGTGTCAcactgtgccacaacccgaGACACCCCAAATGCCCCTCCTGCCTGGGTGAGACAGGGATTCTTGGAGAGATCCTttgctgcagagccacagcagcaagAGACCTGACAGCTCCCGGCCAGCCTCGGAAGAGCAACAGCAGGTACCTGCTGCCAGGCTTTTTCCTGCCAGGGCAGAGACACTGCCAAACCCATTTCTTCCATTAACAGAGCTAAGAGGTGTTAAGCATGAAGAGCAGCCCTGTCCACAGCAGGGGAACACTCACACAGATGGGCTCCACTGGAGCACAGAGCACTCACACAGCACCAGACACAGGTTTAGACAGCGCCAGCACCACACAAAGGAACTGCTACGACCTTGCTAgagttttgtgggatttttattaaatttttttattattttttgtggggttttattttttttttaatacaggcTAGCGTTGTACCCTTGCTAAAGCTGCTGATTCTGCCACATAAACTAGAACAGAAATTTCTCAGAAATTAAGTCAGTTCCCCTCCTTGTTAATTCACTGTCTGCCTCCCAACTGAACACCGCTCTGGATTTGTGTTTGCAGAAAACATCCCCTGTACAAAGTCTGACGTGCGGCTACACTGTTCTGACTGAGGAATGAAGAAGCCAAGAGTCCACTGAACATTGGATTTTTCCCTGTACAACGTGGCCTGGTGTGGAGTTTGGTCCACTGAGGGCAGCGAGTTAACCGTAGAGGTCGTCGTCATTGTCCTCGCTGTACACGTTGCCCCCGCTGCCACCTCCTGTGCCTTGGCTCGGGCCGGCGCCGCCCTGGTTGCCTGAGGGGAACCTGCATGCAGCAGTGCAGGACAGGAGAGAAGAGAAGCTGTTCAAAAGCCTCCTTGCAGTTCAGTGCCATACCCTCCCTCTGTGCCAAAGCCCAGTGACAACTAAGAAGGAATGGGATGAAGCCTTAGGGAAGGTCAGAGGGCTGTAAAACCTCGCTTGaggtaaaggaaaaaagggactTTGGGTGCACCAACAGAGCAGCTACAACcaacctgcagcacagcctaCACCTGCAACGCTGTGCTGTGGTGCTCTGTGCTCAAGGTTGAATGGGAATGCACAGTGCAAAAGAGGCTTGCCGCCCAGAACCCATCAGaaagctgccccagtgctgtgcttgGGGGCTGGCTGAGCCACACTGCACAGCCCTCACACCCCACAGGTACCTGAAGCTGCCGAAGCCACGGCTCTGCTGTAGGGTCTGTGCAAACATCTCGTATTTCCTGATGTCGTTGTCACTGACAGAGCGGCGGGCAAAGCGCATGGCTTCCTCAAAGTGATCCCTGCGGATCTCGGGAACAGGATcgtcctcctccacctcctgcagcaggacagaggaaCCAGGTGAGCTGTGTGCCCAAGCTCCACGGGCCCAagagctgctcacagcttcCCCTCAGGTTAGGAGACTCCCAACACCCTCCACAGCGGGGGCTGGAGAGGTGTGCATGAGTCAGGGCTGCAGAAGGCACCTCCTGAGCAATGCTGACCATGAGGCATCCCAGGAGGGTCCTCAACCTCCCACAAGAAGAGAACAAAGTGCTCCAGCTCCACGCTCTGCACAAGAGCCCACTCATCCCCGAGGATGACAGAGGAACACATCACACCTCAGGCatgtgggcagggagagctcgGTGTACCACTCACCATGGCAGAAGGGTTGGTTTGCCTCTCACGCTCTCGCCTGATCTCGCTCTCGATGGATTCACGGATGGCCAGTTTGCAGGCACGCTGGCAAATTTCTGTCAGGTCAGCCCCTGAGAAGCCGTTGGTCATCTTTGCCAGGAAATCCAGGTCAACATCctagggaaaaataaaaaaggaagaggggCCGTTCCTTTACACCTCATATCCTCAAGTGACAGAGAGGTATCTTTAGATCCCAGGGTATCAAGGTGCTGTCTTAACTATGGCCAATTTTGGAAAGATCAGCTGTTGAGATTCTCATTTTCAGGAAAAGTTAACCACATACGAAAGCAGGCTACACTCCTCACACCCACCAAGAATCCACAAAGTGGCTGTAAGTGCCTCTGCACTTACAGATTTAGGGTATGACTTGCTCAGGTCTCAGCACGAGGAGTCAAGCAAAACACCATCAGACTGGAAATAGAGATGGGGCACAAGCAGACCAAGACAACCgacctcctcctctcctccccctcaGTTGAGAGGGTATTACTGCAACCTCCTTTGAAACTAACTAGGTAAGCTTGGCTTAGAAAAGCCTGGGCTCCCACCTCatatctgtttttctttgatcAACTCTCAGCTGCTTTATTGCCTCTTCCCAGGCAAGGGACACAGCTCTTGCCTATGACAGGGCTCAGCAGCAACTCACTGCAACTGCTCCTCCTCAATTTGTATTTGACACCTGTGTGTTCTacacttttttatttcccagagtGCAAGAATCTTTTCCACCTCACCAAAATAGGCTTTTCTGATCCTGCACCACGAGCAGAACCCCATTATGTGAcaaagagctgctgtgcctgcagaccAATTTCTGGCTTTGCTGAAACCTAACCTCAGAGCTCCAGCTTCCTCTCCCATTCTACTACATGGATGAGCCTCCAGACCTCGGCGCTGTCCACAGCTTGTGAGGAACATaagcagcacacagcaaaccCAAGCCAGAAGCAGTGAGGGTACAGATTCTACCTTTGCAACTGGTGATTTCCTCAGATTGGCTTTAAGGATTGCAACCCTGGACTTCTCATCAGGCAGGGGGATGTAGATGAGCTGATCCAGGCGGCCGGGGCGCAGGATGGCTGGGTCAATGATGTCTGGCCTGTTGGTGGCTCCGATGATGAAGACGTTCTTCTTGGTGGACATGCCGTCCATCTCGGTCAGGATCTGGTTGATGACACGATCTGCAGCACCGCCGCCGTCACCGATATTCCCACCTCGGGCCTTGGCGATGGAGTCCAGCTCATCAAAGAAGAGCACACATGGGGCTGCCTGGCGAGCCTGCAAAAAGCAGTGGGCACCATTATTCCATGCTAATATTGCCCAACAAGGAGCATTCTGACTCCACACTAAGCCTTCTTCACCATTAACACAGCTCAGGAGTACCAGAAACTCTTCACAAGGAGAGCTTGGAAGAGCTGCTCCGGAGCAGTCTCTTGCCACACAACCCCTCGATTACATTCTCCTGAAGTACAAGTTGGATTTCCCTGATGTGGGAACATTGTGAATCAGGCAGAAAAGCAGTAACTTCAATGCCTACAGTGAAAAATGGAGCCATTTTTTGGACTAGAACTCTCCCTGCAAAACCTGAAGGTGTCAGCTGGTTGGTTATTCAGGCACTGAAGCAGGTGAGATATATCCAATGGAAAGGAGAAATCCAATTGCTGTCTTCAGCTACTTAATGTGTAGTTACGGGAAGCTGGATCCTTCTTCACAGTGTGCAGTGTAAGGAGGAAAGACCACAGGCACAAGGAGGTGCCTGCTACAGCCTCATGCCTGCACACCTCTCCAGCCCCTAGCCTGGAGGGTGTTTGGAGTCTCCTGACCTGGagacacagctgtgagcaggggaGAAAATCCCCgtaaaaaataaggaagaaattggTCACAATAAGAGTGCTCCAACACCAGCACACAGGCCCAGAGAGgtcagggattctccagccttCACACATGTCCAGAACTCAATTCCCTGAGCTGATGAAATTTCAAAGTTACCTCCCTGGACAAACAGCTGAACAAACAGTCTCTGAGGTTCCCTCCCACCTTGATTTTTCTCCACTCTCCTGCCAATGTTTTTCTAATAGTGCTGTCCCTCACCACAAGAGCAAGGATTCACAGGATAATCCATGCAGACACCTTCTGGGACAGGAGATGACACTATGGGACAAGTGAACAGGAATGAGTTTCTTTCTAAACTGTGTATATTGCAGGACAAGAACCCATAGGATATTCTGAAAATCTGTAGATGATGACAGTTAATGAGGTGCTAATCGAAGTTTCCAGGGGTGAGGAACATACATGTGCCCTCCTAACCATAGTGTCTGCCAAAGGCACTGGGGAATTTATCACCCTCTACTGACAGATGCCAACTGCAGTCAGGGAAAAGAGTTTTAAGAGCTATGTTGCTGAAAAGGATTAATTCCAATAACAGGAAAGAGCTCCAGCTCTCAGTGCAAGTGGGGAAAACACAGAAGACACAAAGAAGAAGCAGTAAGACAGATGCAGTGGAGACAAAGTTCTGGGGATACCTCAGCACCAagacagcacagagagcaggagaaacACTTACCTTGTCAAAGATCTCGCGCACGTTGGCTTCAGACTCACCAAACCACATGGTGAGCAATTCCGGCCCCTTGATGGAAATGAAGTTTGCCTGGCACTCGTTGGCAATGGCTTTGGCCAGCAGTGTCTTACCACAGCCTGGCGGCCCATAGAACAGAACCCCTTTTGATGGGGTCATGCCAAATTTGAGGAACTTGTCTGGGTGCTCCACAGGAtactgaaagagagaaaaacaaaaacctcccaTGATGAGCCACAAAAGGTTACCTTGGAAGTAGAGAATGGTTTGCATGTCAAGGGACCCTCAAAAGACCATCAATCCAAGGCCCCTGCCACAGGAAGGGACACATTTCTCTGAGTCAGTTTTGGTTCTACCAGAAGCACTACCTGAGATTTCTGGTGAATTAAACACAAGAACCTGCCAGGTGCCACTGCAGTTTGTAAGTGGACACTGCCTTGGAAAGGTGCCTAAACCAACCTATTTATCTTTAGGAACTAAGTACGGCTCAGTACTTTCCCAAGTACCAGTACTTTCCAGCACACTTAACCTCAGCTTCACTCTGCCCTGCAGAAGCAAAAGGGAACAGTTTATTACCTAACCTAtttgctctgctctccagagacagcaaggtgTCTGATGTGAGCCTTTATCCTCAGCAACGAGGTCATATACAAGACAGGTGATGATTTTAACATCAGAAAGTTAGACtgaaaatttagatttttttattcacaGACAGGATGTTTCTACAGCACCAGCTGAAAGCAGGAATGTATCCAATCCAAACTGCCAGTGCAGACACCTGGAGTTTCCACAGATAATTTGCAacattttgttctgttctttccttttgtaGAGGGCTTCACAATTActtctcacctgtccctgtgctaAGGCTGATGGGGAGCCCTTCAGAAGGGCTCTGTATGAGCTCTCTGTATGAGCACTTTCATCCACTGCCTGGCAGATACAGCTACCATGTAAGACGATTCTCAGCAGTGGTCCCACTGCTGGTCTCCATTTAAGAGGCAGAACTATGGTTGTTTATGCATGTTGCACAACACCCACATAAAATGCCACTGCAGACTCAGCTCAGGAAAACATAATGCTGCTTCCCAGCGCCTTCCTCAAGTTCACTAAGATGGAACAGCATGGTATTTACAGTCCATTAGAATAAATGTCATAAAGCCTCTACATTTACTCTGTTTGCAGCCCAAACAAGAAACTAAagatattctgtattttattataatatttttaaactggCTAAGCAAAAAATCTGTTGTAATGCCTTACCTGTAcaagctcctggagctccctcTTTACATCTTCTAGGCCACCAATATCTTCCCAGGTAACTTGTGGCACCTCCACCACAGTCTCCCGAAGAGCAGAAGGGTTGCTCTGGCTCAGAGCCCACTGTTAGAAGAAAGAGTATTATATGAATTCTAACATGTTACATTCTTTTGCTTCAGAGAGACAATTGCACCCATAAGAATATGAGGCACTCCTGCATTACCCTGAAGTCATCCATGGTCACTGCCAGAGAGTTCATCACTTCAGCATCGATGGTTTCATCTTCTAGGTCTATGAGATCCATCTTCTTTCTGATTGCCTGAAGAGCAGCTTCTGAGCAAAGAGCAGCCAAGTCAGCACCAACATGGCCATGGGTCTCGTTTGCCACCTGAAAGCAGAGCACTGACCATGACTCACAGGGACACAAGCAAGGGCAACACATGCACTGGTCCCCcactgggaagggaggagatCAACATCAGGGTTTTGCTGCACATTCAAGACAAGTCCTAACACTCAGGCAAAGACACTGTGCCTTCTACTGCCTACTAGAGATCCAATCTGCATCTGGAATTTAGAAAGGTAACCCTGAGAACGGCAGTTCTTCATTCAGGACAGAGATGACAGGAACCATCCAGCATACAGGTGGTGCAGTGACACACAATGCTCACCCAGCTGTGTGTAAGCTTTTTCAGGGGGGCTGTACTTTTAAAGGCAATGACATAGCAAACAAATCCAGGATGACAGTGGCAAGGCACTTCCAGATTGGAATGATACACATTCGTTTCACTTAGCCATGCCATTCCTAACTAGTGAGTGATAAACTGGTCAGAAGGGATCCCAGGGATCACACACTCATGCAGTTCCAAGCTGTCCTAATTGAGCCACTCCACTTGTACAATCAAGCCTTAACAATACTTCCATTATGAAAGGGAGCACTGGAAATGAGACAAGCTTTCCTAATGGCACACTACTCACCTGCTCCAGATCCACATCATCAGCTAGTTTCATATTTTTTGTGTGGATCTGCAGGATCTCCAGGCGCCCAGTGGCATCAGGGATACCAATATCTACCTCTCTGTCAAAACGACCTGGGGAGCACAAGCACACATTGAGCTGCTGAGTCTGCGcaccacaggagctgctgccttcctctgACTGAGCAAGGTGATGTTTTCCacaaaatatcagaaaatgACAGAGTTTTAGGTTTGCCTGCAACATCTATCAGCACATTAGAAGAGACAgatcagaggaggaggaaaggtaTTAGGCATTTAGGGAAAGTGAGACTACTGTGAGACTAACAGTAAGACCTTGGGATTATACAGCACAGAGGATTGCACATTTAGTAACTTCTTCTGAGCTGCATTTTTGGGAAATAGGCTTCACTGAACCAGCATACCAtgagacatttttatttctacctTTGTGTCCTTGTTACAAGAGtaaaaaaatactgagatttaattttttagaaCCTTCACAGCATTACCCAAGTGGTGAAACACATGAAGAAAACAGGGCCTCACTGCAATATTCACTAAGATGTGTACACCTCTATTTTTCgtccagccacagctgtgctttCAAATGGCTCACTACACACTTAAGAGGCCAGTTCCCTCTGCACAGTTGATAGGTTTGCTATTACAGACTCTACCAACTGGTCACACACCAGATATTCATGTTTTGAAGACCTGAGTCTCAGAAACTACTGTACTGTTCATTAATAAAAGAAACCCAAATCAGGTAATTTACAGCCCTCTGCTATCTAATGCATCTACGTCCCCTTAGGCATTTCCTCCTTAAGTGTGTCCTGAAATAGCTTCACCTAATACAGGCAGCACACTTTTCCCACTCCTAAGTATTATTTCTACACATTCTCACCTAACATGGCACAGAAAACAACATCAAAGGCTGCAAgcccagaaaataatttctagcaAAAAGCTGGAGACAAGTCAATAGTTTATGTAACACATGTTCAGCACGACTTTCTGCTCAATCCTTAAGGGGCCCCAGAAGCATGGGCTGTCACAAAGTGTGTGACACAGAGGGAAGAGGGGGCAGGGGTGGTTACCGAATCGCCGGAGCGCCGGGTCGATGCTGTTGGGTCTGTTGGTGGCTGCCATCACGATCACATGTGCCCTCTGCTTCAGCCCGTCCATGAGGGTCAGCAGCTGAGACACGATGCGACGTTCCACCTCCCCATGGgtctgtggggacagagagcaGCGCTGGCACCAACAGCTCTACAAGGAGCACGGCAGCCAGCACTGCATGGGAGGCAGCAGATACAGCAGCCACAGAATGGTAACAAATGTCCTGAACTCTCCTGGTGTTCAACTGAATTCAGGTGTTAAAGAAATGCTGCTTTACTCTGCAGTGAAACGCAGACACTCATGTCAGctgctaccaaaaaaaaagggacacGGTAATTTACCTCCTACAGGCTCTCTTTACCTTCTCTCTCTTAGGAGCAATGGCATCCAATTCATCAATGAAGATGATGGCAGGAGCAttcttctctgcttcttcaAAGGCTTTCCTCAGGTTGCTCTCAGACTCACCAGCTAGCTTGCTCATTATCTCAGGACCTAAAAAACAGCAATGCTATGCCATTCAGAAGAAAGGCAGCTAGCCCCAAAAACATGCAGCTGAATATTTTTAGTACAACATCCACATGGGACAAGCTATATTTCAAGCCAAAGCAAATACTATCAATCAAATTCACTAAATCTGCAGCTGAAAGACAAGACCAGCATGCAGAATTAGTTTCTATCATTATTTTGGTGTTTCCAGTTTACTCTAAGAGAATGCAGCACTAAACAATGAGCTACCTTTAGCTGCCTCTTTCCTTACCCTATTTCACACTTGGTGAGCTTCTCTGTAATGTGCCACCACACACAGTTAATGCCAGTCCTAGCTTGCAAGAGAAGCAATCAAATTATAAGGTGATGAATTACCAGgatagggaaggaaaaagctCCATGAAGCCATCTTTAGCTTACATTACACACGTATACATTTACCTTTGTATGATCCTATAAACTAGTTTAAAAAGTCAAATCAACCAACCACAAATGAATAAAAACACAATCCCCATCTCCTCATAAAGgttaaatataaaattgaaGTGTGTAACCCAATTGATCACAAATGGATGGACAGCATTTCCCTGACATCTACAACTACTGAACACTAGTGGAGGTTTAGAGATTTATCCTGTTTTTACAGATTTTGCTATCATGCTGATGGCAGTGGTAATAGAGAGAAAATATGCTTCTGaaggaacaaaggaaaataaacctgaccctcaggcacagagagctgccaTCTGCAGAGACACAGGTATGGGCAGGTGTTCTGAGTATTTCATTATAAGTAACTCACCAGTTCTTatcagctctgtctgcagcactgcctgcagctccagatTGGGGCCATCAGGCAGCAAATCCAGGCTAACTCTGACAGTGTTATTTTCATTATGCAATAGATGTACAAGCATCTGAAGAAACGGCTGGTGCATTAGCATTCAGTGACAGCTTCCACACACTTGAGGAAGTATATGACAGGGTGACAGGTGGCTAAAATTAGCCCATTTACATCCACTCTCTCGAGATAAAAGCAAGTCCCTAATCTTACTGCCGgtcactgctgtgctgtcacATGATTGAAATTGGAGAAGAAAAGCTGCATTCCTTCAGTAAAAATGCTCTTATTCCAGCACTGACTAAAATGGGACAGAAAAGCAGTGTGGAAAATTGAGAATCTAGTCCTTACTAGGTATCAACTAGTATCCATCTCAAGTGCTACAGGTGAGACTTTTAAATAGGAGTTATGCCACTTGTAGCTAAGTTCAAAGGATCTCATTATAGTTTTCAGGGAAGCTCCCTCCAAATAATGTACTGTGAAACAAAAGAGGTCTTTGTGCTTTACTTGAGGGCAAAGAGGaatccagagcagcagcttcttttCTGAACAGAACATGGTGGGAGCAAAGCCAGAAGCCCTGCCAGTTCTGCCTTCACCAACACAAATGGAAAGATGGACACCAAATCCCTGTGTCTCAGCACGATCTTCCAAGCACTCTGCTACAACACAATCAAGCTTCAGGGAAGTGCCACTACACATTCTTCCACACAAAGGACTTCCAAGTGTCCCCAGAGACAAGCTTGAAAGAGGTAAGGAAGGATGTCAGGAAGACAATGTGGCCCTACAAGCTCTCTTAACACCATTCCTTACCATAAGATGAACAAGTGAGCACACAGCAGACCTGGAGCCAACGCAGCCACAAAACTTACCATTGATCAGGAAGAAGAAAGCCCCTGTTTCGTTGGCCACCGCTCGGGCAATCAGTGTTTTACCAGTGCCAGGAGGACCATACAGCAGGATCCCACGTGGAGGCTGAGGACAAAGGCAAGGGACTTAGGCTGTGAGTATCTGACTGCTTAAGCAGCTTCACAGTGAATTTGTAAGCATTTGATAATGCCAGCCTGAAATTGTGATGCAAACTCATGCAACAGCTGCCATGTCAGCACTGCTATCAACACCCTTTACTACTTCACACAACACACAACAAAAACCTTGCCAGTAACTGGCAGCACTGATTCAAAGCATCACTCTGCTTTACAAGCTGCCAGTGTTCCAGTCTGTATCCAGAACACGTACACAAATACCTTCCAAAGactagcattaaaaaaaatccaaaaacccaCACCACAAATTGCTTATTCCCCTCTCCAATATCTCCTAAATCTCTGTCATGGAGAGACATGTCCCAGGGCAAGCCCACTTATCCCCCTGCACGTGAGGACATACCTTCACCCCTATGGCCTTGAAGAGAGCAGGGTGTCGGAGGGGAAGCTCCACCATCTCCTTGATTTGAGCCAGCTGCTTCCGGCAGCCACCAATGTCATCATAGCCCACCTCATTCAGTGACTCCTCTTCATCCTGCCCAGGAGGAAACACATCAAACATCTGAGTGAAAACAATAGCTCAACAACCCCTCCCAGTCTACAGAAGCCAGGAGTATGGCTTTTTAGACATTTCTTGCCTGTCTTGAGATTCTCCCTTTCAAGTCTTCCTGATGTCTTCTATAATTGTTTCTTAGCTCTGTCTTCCCAGACATATAAAGAGAATTGCCTGCACGTACTCAGACTTCACTGAAGCCCACCCTCTGGAATGACAGCCTCTGCTGCCAGGTTCCCTACAGACTCTAACACAAAACAAGCTCTGTGACTCTTTGATGGGGCTAATGGAAGTAACAAGAGACAATGTCAGTATAAAATATACTTACTCCATAGAGTAAATGCTATCTATTTGGCATATTCTAGCTGCCAGATACTCAGGTGCAGTGTTACCTTTTGAGACTGACTCCAATTAGCAGAGAATGTTAAGGTCCAGACATACAGATAAGATCATACCAACTCTTCCCTCACAATATCCATCCATTCTCCTGTCCAAACCTTTACTGGCCTCAGTTATTTAGGCCACACTAAAATAATAACATAGCCTAGAATCTCAGAGAGGCTTAGTTCAGGTCCCACCTGTTTCAAGCAGGGCCTGGACCTAACAAGCACTGAAGGTCTCAATATTGGAGATTTTTGCCCTcgctgggctctgctccaagACTGGGAGAAACATTTTTCCAAGGATCTACTGGGAATTTCCCTTGATCCAGCTTATATTAGCGTGTCCAGTCatgtccctgggcacagctctcagAAGAAGCCTGGTCATCTATCCCTTCCCATCAGGCAGTCGCCAGTAGGCCTtcaccttcccttctccaggctgcattATCCcatgatcccagtccctcctcCTTCATTCTTGACCACCAGCTCCTCATAATTTTTGTGGCCTAGGCTGAACTTACTCCTGTCTATCTCTGCTGTGGCCTGAAGAGGCCAAGTAGGATgcatggagtgcccaggtgcAGTCTCACAAAGGTCACAGACGTGTTTTTCAGAAGGCAGCTTACAACAAACCAGCACTCACACTATTTACAGGCAGAAAAAGGTACTTATTCTATGAAGTACACACCCACCTCAGCtcattttccccacatttcctACTGTGTACAGTAAGGTTGCCAAAACCTGTCAGACAAGGCCCTCAGGCTGCCACAAGGTTGCAACACTCAAGGCTAGACACCTTAATGAACtggggaatttttattttataatgtatACCATTTGAGGATTTCAAATTTCTCTTGGAAAAAGTGCTCACCACTTTCTTTTCACATGGCATGAAATGTAGCACCATTGTAAGCTCTCTCT
This genomic window from Zonotrichia leucophrys gambelii isolate GWCS_2022_RI chromosome Z, RI_Zleu_2.0, whole genome shotgun sequence contains:
- the VCP gene encoding transitional endoplasmic reticulum ATPase, with the translated sequence MASGSDSKADDLSTAILKQKNRPNRLIVDEAINEDNSVVSLSQAKMDELQLFRGDTVLLKGKKRREAVCIVLSDDTCSDEKIRMNRVVRNNLRVRLGDVISIQPCPDVKYGKRIHVLPIDDTVEGITGNLFEVYLKPYFLEAYRPIRKGDIFLVRGGMRAVEFKVVETDPSPYCIVAPDTVIHCEGEPIKREDEEESLNEVGYDDIGGCRKQLAQIKEMVELPLRHPALFKAIGVKPPRGILLYGPPGTGKTLIARAVANETGAFFFLINGPEIMSKLAGESESNLRKAFEEAEKNAPAIIFIDELDAIAPKREKTHGEVERRIVSQLLTLMDGLKQRAHVIVMAATNRPNSIDPALRRFGRFDREVDIGIPDATGRLEILQIHTKNMKLADDVDLEQVANETHGHVGADLAALCSEAALQAIRKKMDLIDLEDETIDAEVMNSLAVTMDDFRWALSQSNPSALRETVVEVPQVTWEDIGGLEDVKRELQELVQYPVEHPDKFLKFGMTPSKGVLFYGPPGCGKTLLAKAIANECQANFISIKGPELLTMWFGESEANVREIFDKARQAAPCVLFFDELDSIAKARGGNIGDGGGAADRVINQILTEMDGMSTKKNVFIIGATNRPDIIDPAILRPGRLDQLIYIPLPDEKSRVAILKANLRKSPVAKDVDLDFLAKMTNGFSGADLTEICQRACKLAIRESIESEIRRERERQTNPSAMEVEEDDPVPEIRRDHFEEAMRFARRSVSDNDIRKYEMFAQTLQQSRGFGSFRFPSGNQGGAGPSQGTGGGSGGNVYSEDNDDDLYG